The segment TCTGTGTTGTACCAACGCACGAACTCCACAGTCCATTCGCGAGCCTCTTCTAAGGACTTGAAGCCTTCTGAGGGCCAACGTCGACAGTATTTCACCGTTCTGAACAGTGACTCTTAGTACGGATTGTCGTTACTCACCCTTGGTCGGCTTCGTGAACCTGCAACACCTAACTCCTGCATCTTAGCCAACATCGTCAGGCTTTTCATCGGGCTCCCATTATCTGAATGAAGTACCACCGACTGACCTACACACTTTTCAGACCAGACTGTTCGCTCCAACAGGTTGGCCGCATGGTCTCCCGATTCACACTCATGAACCTCCCAACCAACGATCTTTCGGCTAAAGATATCCTCGATCATGTAGAGGTAATAATGCTGCCCGATCACGGTTGCCGGACAGTATGTAATATCCCAACTCCACACCTGATTCGGTCCAGAAGCCTTGTAGCTGGTTGGTTTTTTCTTTGTGCCCTTCGGCTTATCCTTGCCCCGGTGAGCCAGTTGATTGTTCTCTTTCAGTACCCGATAAAACGTTGATTCTGATGCAAGATAGATCCCTTTATCGGCTAATCTAGGCACGATCTGGCTTGGTGGTAAATCAGCAAACTCGCTTGTGTTACAGATGATTAAGATCTGCTGGCGCTCATCCTTTGTCAGCTTATTTACTGGCTCTGGTCTATCTGCTAAAGGCCGTTTATCCGCTGATAATTCACCGCCTTGCATCCAGCGCTGTAGCGTACGGAGCGACAGACCTATCTCCTGACAGGCCCGCTTCTTTCTGGCACCAGTGGCCACTGCCTCATTGATCAACTTGATGTAATATCGTCTATCTGAGAGTGAGGTTAAGACTCCTCGTCTTCTCCCCAGTAAGCATTTAGCTTTTTTCTCAGTACCAGCAGTGCTGCTGTCTCAGCCAAAGCGGCGTCTTTACGCTTTAGCTCCTTTTCTAGCTCCTTGATTCGCTTACGATCTTCCTTGCGCTCTTGAGCTAGCTGCTTAGGTGCCTGAGTCGGTTTTTCATTGCCCGCAATACAGCTAAGTTTCCATTGCTTGACCTGCTCTGGATACAGACCTTTTTCTCGGCAGTATTCACTTAACTCGACTTCAGATAATGCGGCGGTTTCAAGCACTACTGCAAACTTCTGCTCTGCTGACCAACCATCTGAACTATGACCTTTTGACACACTTAATCCTGTTGCTGAGTATTTCTTTCTCCACCCGCACAGGGTAGAGACATTGATGCTTTCCTGCCGGGCAAACCCACTCAATGATAAACCACTTTCAATAAGCTTTTGAACCATGGCTTTCTTATGATCTTCTGGATATAGCTTCACCTGAAGTAACTTACCGCCCCCTGTCCGAATATTAAGTTCTAACAGAGGCGACAACTATCCTGATGTGTGGAATCCACTCCTCTTCCGGTCGAGCTAAACTTGAACGAGACACTTGATAAAAGAGGATTTCACTATGTTGACTAAGAATATCATTGGTATTGGCCTGGCAAAGAACATATTACAAGTCTGCCATATAAGTGTTTATGGTGAGCTTCTCAGTAATAAAGCTATGAGTCGACAAAAAGTAAAAGAATTTCTGGCTAAGATTAAACCGTCAGTCATTGCCATTGAAGGGTGTTCGAGCTCGCACTACTGGGGGCGATATGCAGAGCAATTCGGCCATGAAGTTCGTATTATTAGCCCGAAAAAAGTTAAAGGTTATCTGGAGGGACACAAAACTGATAAAAATGATGCCCTTGCGATTGCCAATGCTGCAATTCAAATTGGCATAAAGTTCAGTCGGCCTAAGTCCGTTGAACAGCAAACTCTTCATTCACTTGAAACAAGTCGCCAGTTTTTAACCCGCAGCATAGTGTCATTAGGTAACCATATCCGAGCTACTATTTTTGAGTACGGCATCAGTTACCCCAAAGGTGAAAAAGGTCTAAAAGCATCTCTAGAGTTTGTTCTTAGCCGTGCCTCTGATATACCGCAAAACCTTGTTAACGTTCTCTCTGTTCTCTGGGAGCAGTACAAACAACAAAAAGAAGAGCTTAAGGCATTAGAGAAAGAGAAAAATGCTTTAACTCGCCAGATAGATCCATGTAACCGATTAATGAAGTTGGAGGGTGTAGGAGAAACCATTGCCGCGATGCTTTACTCAACCCTTGGTGATGGAACGCAATTCAAAAATGGAAGGCAAGCATCAGCGTTCATTGGCCTTACCCCAAAACAATATAGTACTGGTGGGAAGGTTGTTATGATGGGAATAGACAAGTTCGGTGGCGTCAAAGATCTCCGTTCACTGCTATATCTGGGGGCTATGGCCTATATAAGTCGGTTACCGGAGGTTCCCAGTACAGAAAAAGAGGTCTGGTTGATCAAGGCAGTGAAGCGGTTAGGCTTTAAGAAAGCTTGTATAGCTTTGGCGAACAAGACGGTTAGAACTGCGTGGGCAATGCTCCGCTATGAAACGAAGTATAAACCAACAATGTTACTGGGTTAATTTACTCTACTAATTTTATACAATGATGATGCACAAAAGGTAAGACCAACCTGCTGAGAACCTGACCCTGTGGAAAATGCTTCGTGATGAAAGCTGTTATCCTGATAAGGAAAGTAGGTGCGCAAACATCATAGGTTAGAGGGTAGCTCCCTCAATGAGAAACCGAATATATGCCCGCATCTTAACTTTTAGAAATATTCATTGTGTAAAACGTGGATTCCATATACGACACAGGGGGATATTGACATCAAATATGCGCTTATAAAGCATGACGGCCTTTTGGGGCGACTCATTGTGCTAGCCAATGAGCTAGAGCATTCAAATTGGGCAGCTATTGACCAACTTATAAGTGAACTAAACCTGAATGAAGGAGCGATTATAGCCTGCGACGTTCAAGCTGCTCTGTGGGTATCTGAACTTAGCTAGTAAGGCACTACCTGACGCTACGTTACAGGAGAATCGCTACCTGTAAACGGCGAGCGCTATGATGGATTCATCCATTGCCCGTTTATATATAACGATAAACACCGAAGATATTGAGGAGAAGGTTTAAAATCAGGGTGGTGAGCAATGATGCGGAGCAGTCCGTCGGGGGCTATGGAT is part of the uncultured Draconibacterium sp. genome and harbors:
- a CDS encoding IS110 family transposase translates to MIKEDFTMLTKNIIGIGLAKNILQVCHISVYGELLSNKAMSRQKVKEFLAKIKPSVIAIEGCSSSHYWGRYAEQFGHEVRIISPKKVKGYLEGHKTDKNDALAIANAAIQIGIKFSRPKSVEQQTLHSLETSRQFLTRSIVSLGNHIRATIFEYGISYPKGEKGLKASLEFVLSRASDIPQNLVNVLSVLWEQYKQQKEELKALEKEKNALTRQIDPCNRLMKLEGVGETIAAMLYSTLGDGTQFKNGRQASAFIGLTPKQYSTGGKVVMMGIDKFGGVKDLRSLLYLGAMAYISRLPEVPSTEKEVWLIKAVKRLGFKKACIALANKTVRTAWAMLRYETKYKPTMLLG